In the Pseudomonas sp. ADAK2 genome, one interval contains:
- a CDS encoding DUF962 domain-containing protein — protein sequence MENIKRFNSFAEFYPYYLSEHSNSTCRRLHFIGTTLVIFILALTIGKGAWLLLIALPLAGYSFAWVGHFFFEKNRPATFQHPFYSLLGDFVMYRDMILGRVPF from the coding sequence GTGGAAAACATCAAGCGCTTCAATAGCTTCGCTGAGTTTTACCCGTATTACCTCAGCGAACACAGCAACAGCACCTGCCGGCGCCTGCACTTCATCGGCACCACCCTGGTTATTTTCATCCTGGCGCTGACCATCGGCAAAGGCGCCTGGCTGCTGCTGATCGCCCTGCCGCTGGCCGGTTACAGCTTTGCCTGGGTCGGGCATTTCTTTTTCGAGAAGAATCGCCCCGCTACCTTCCAGCATCCGTTCTACAGCCTGCTCGGCGATTTCGTCATGTACCGCGACATGATTCTGGGCCGCGTGCCGTTCTAG